From Streptomyces sp. NBC_01460, a single genomic window includes:
- the gcl gene encoding glyoxylate carboligase, which translates to MPRMTAARAAVEILKREGVSNAFGVPGAAINPFYAALKASGGVHHTLARHVEGASHMAEGYTRAAAGNIGVCIGTSGPAGTDMITGLYSAIADSIPILCITGQAPTAVLHKEDFQAVDIASIAAPVTKAATTVLEAAQVPGVFQQAFHLMRTGRPGPVLIDLPIDVQLTEIEFDPELYEPLPVHKPAASRRQIERAVEMLNASERPLLVAGGGIINADASALLVEFAELTGVPVVPTLMGWGILPDDHELNAGMVGLQTSHRYGNANFLESDFVLGIGNRWANRHTGKLDVYTKGRTFVHVDIEPTQLGKIFAPDLGIASDAKAALELFVEVARELKAAGKLKDRSRWAASTQERRATLQRRTHFDNVPLKPQRVYEEMNRAFGPETRYVSTIGLSQIAGAQMLHVYRPRHWINCGQAGPLGWTIPAALGVATADPDGSVVALSGDYDFQFMLEELAVGAQHRIPYVHVLVNNSYLGLIRQAQRNFDIDFQVNLEFENLNSPELGVYGVDHVKVVEGLGCKAIRVTEPDQLLPAFEEAKKLAAEHRVPVVVEAILERVTNISMSGTDIASVNEFEDVASEPGHAPTAIRPLTKA; encoded by the coding sequence ATGCCTCGTATGACCGCTGCCCGAGCGGCAGTTGAGATCCTCAAGCGCGAAGGCGTCAGCAACGCGTTCGGCGTGCCGGGTGCGGCGATCAACCCGTTCTACGCGGCCCTCAAGGCCTCCGGCGGGGTGCACCACACCCTCGCCCGCCACGTCGAGGGCGCCTCCCACATGGCGGAGGGCTACACCCGCGCCGCGGCCGGGAACATCGGCGTCTGCATCGGTACGTCGGGGCCCGCCGGCACCGACATGATCACCGGCCTCTACTCGGCCATCGCCGACTCGATCCCGATCCTCTGCATCACCGGGCAGGCGCCCACGGCGGTCCTGCACAAGGAGGACTTCCAGGCCGTCGACATCGCGTCGATCGCCGCCCCGGTGACGAAGGCCGCGACCACCGTCCTGGAGGCCGCGCAGGTCCCGGGCGTCTTCCAGCAGGCCTTCCACCTGATGCGTACCGGCCGGCCGGGACCGGTCCTCATCGATCTGCCGATCGACGTGCAGCTCACCGAGATCGAGTTCGACCCCGAGCTGTACGAACCGCTGCCCGTCCACAAGCCCGCCGCGAGCCGCAGGCAGATCGAGCGGGCCGTCGAGATGCTCAACGCGTCCGAGCGCCCGCTGCTCGTCGCCGGCGGCGGCATCATCAACGCCGACGCCTCCGCCCTGCTGGTGGAGTTCGCCGAGCTGACCGGCGTCCCGGTCGTCCCCACCCTGATGGGCTGGGGCATCCTCCCCGACGACCACGAGCTGAACGCCGGCATGGTCGGCCTCCAGACCTCGCACCGCTACGGCAACGCGAACTTCCTGGAGTCCGACTTCGTCCTCGGCATCGGCAACCGCTGGGCCAACCGCCACACCGGCAAGCTGGACGTCTACACGAAGGGCCGCACCTTCGTCCACGTCGACATCGAGCCCACCCAGCTCGGCAAGATCTTCGCCCCGGACCTCGGCATCGCCTCCGACGCCAAGGCGGCCCTGGAGCTCTTCGTCGAGGTGGCGCGCGAGCTGAAGGCGGCCGGGAAGCTCAAGGACCGCTCGCGGTGGGCCGCGTCCACGCAGGAGCGCAGGGCCACCCTCCAGCGCCGTACGCACTTCGACAACGTGCCGCTGAAGCCGCAGCGCGTGTACGAGGAGATGAACCGGGCGTTCGGCCCCGAGACCCGGTACGTCAGCACCATCGGTCTCTCCCAGATCGCGGGCGCGCAGATGCTGCACGTCTACCGGCCGCGCCACTGGATCAACTGCGGCCAGGCCGGGCCGCTCGGCTGGACGATCCCGGCCGCGCTGGGCGTTGCCACCGCCGACCCGGACGGCTCCGTGGTCGCCCTCTCCGGCGACTACGACTTCCAGTTCATGCTGGAGGAGCTCGCGGTCGGCGCGCAGCACCGCATCCCCTACGTCCACGTCCTGGTGAACAACTCCTACCTGGGGCTCATCCGGCAGGCGCAGCGCAACTTCGACATCGACTTCCAGGTCAACCTGGAGTTCGAGAACCTCAACTCCCCGGAGCTGGGCGTCTACGGCGTGGACCACGTCAAGGTCGTCGAGGGCCTCGGCTGCAAGGCGATCCGGGTCACCGAGCCGGACCAGCTGCTGCCGGCCTTCGAGGAGGCGAAGAAGCTCGCGGCCGAGCACCGGGTGCCGGTCGTCGTCGAGGCGATCCTGGAGCGGGTCACCAACATCTCGATGAGCGGGACGGACATCGCGTCCGTCAACGAGTTCGAGGACGTGGCGTCCGAGCCCGGTCACGCGCCGACGGCGATCCGTCCGCTGACGAAGGCCTGA
- a CDS encoding DUF6083 domain-containing protein, with protein MGDSETTSSCPDPPADDFQALLEGATAPRPPAPPECPFCDLPQDRYATPYTGHWILLEPHVLVPAHTVPPRRRWVITSTGTAMNLWDAEPLPGTRCRIPHRVVCPRLVPEDHWPWATALRQHNGVRAQRLFDLPEEGLPDTG; from the coding sequence ATGGGGGACTCCGAGACCACCTCGTCCTGCCCGGACCCGCCCGCCGACGACTTCCAGGCGCTCCTCGAAGGCGCGACCGCGCCACGGCCGCCGGCGCCGCCCGAGTGCCCCTTCTGCGACCTCCCGCAGGACCGTTACGCCACCCCGTACACCGGGCACTGGATCCTTCTCGAACCCCACGTCCTCGTCCCGGCCCACACCGTTCCGCCCCGGCGGCGGTGGGTCATCACCTCGACCGGGACCGCCATGAACCTCTGGGACGCCGAGCCGCTGCCCGGCACCAGGTGCCGTATTCCGCACCGCGTCGTCTGCCCCCGCCTCGTGCCCGAGGACCACTGGCCCTGGGCCACCGCTCTCCGGCAGCACAACGGGGTACGCGCGCAACGCCTGTTCGACCTGCCGGAGGAGGGCCTGCCGGACACCGGGTGA